The proteins below come from a single Oxobacter pfennigii genomic window:
- a CDS encoding ABC transporter substrate-binding protein has protein sequence MKKYIIIAFIFCAAALSMLTGCSTNQNKDGGTGQDTKTPDKIIFTLDWAPNTNHTGIYAAKAKGFFEEEGLDVEIIQPGQNTADQLVASGNAQFGIGYQEGVTLARLEGLPIVSIAAVIQHNTSAFAAPKSKNINTPKDFEGKKYAGWGSPIEEATLKALMDKYNADINEVTILTTGATDFFATTEKDADFAWIYYGWDGIASKIKNKPISYIMLKDEDKALDYYTPVITAGEKTISENPDLVKRFLRAAAKGYDYAAQNPEGAANILLSNAPELDSALVIESQKWLSPKYKDDAPVWGLQKKEVWEEYTKWLYDRKLIDEMLDVDKAFTNDFLPEK, from the coding sequence ATGAAAAAATATATTATTATAGCATTCATATTTTGTGCGGCAGCTCTTTCAATGCTCACTGGCTGCAGCACAAATCAAAATAAGGACGGAGGGACAGGACAGGATACAAAGACTCCGGATAAAATAATATTTACCCTGGATTGGGCACCAAATACCAATCATACCGGAATATATGCAGCCAAAGCTAAAGGCTTTTTTGAAGAAGAAGGACTGGATGTGGAAATAATCCAGCCCGGTCAAAACACTGCAGACCAGCTTGTGGCATCGGGCAATGCCCAGTTTGGCATAGGATACCAGGAAGGCGTAACCTTAGCCAGGCTTGAAGGCCTTCCCATTGTGTCAATTGCAGCGGTAATACAGCACAATACCTCGGCTTTTGCCGCACCCAAGTCAAAAAACATAAATACTCCTAAAGACTTTGAAGGGAAAAAATATGCCGGCTGGGGCTCACCTATCGAAGAAGCAACCCTTAAAGCGCTGATGGATAAATATAATGCAGATATTAACGAGGTCACAATTCTCACGACGGGGGCCACAGATTTTTTTGCCACCACTGAGAAGGATGCGGACTTTGCATGGATTTATTACGGCTGGGACGGCATAGCTTCGAAAATTAAAAACAAGCCCATAAGCTACATAATGCTCAAGGATGAGGATAAAGCCCTTGATTATTATACTCCCGTCATTACTGCCGGTGAAAAAACCATATCTGAAAACCCGGACCTGGTAAAAAGGTTTTTAAGAGCTGCGGCAAAAGGATATGACTATGCAGCCCAAAACCCTGAAGGTGCGGCAAACATACTTCTTAGCAACGCACCGGAGCTGGATAGTGCCCTGGTTATTGAAAGCCAGAAATGGTTAAGCCCAAAATACAAGGATGATGCGCCTGTATGGGGGCTGCAGAAGAAAGAAGTGTGGGAAGAGTATACAAAGTGGCTTTATGACAGAAAGCTTATAGATGAAATGCTTGATGTAGACAAAGCCTTCACCAATGATTTTTTACCTGAAAAATAA
- a CDS encoding ABC transporter ATP-binding protein has product MGPKIEISNLHKSFYRDGVTLDVLKDINMKVYDGEFVSVIGPSGCGKSTIFNIICNLSSGYTGNISIDGVDLKSSKKRMAYMHQKDLLMPWKNLKDNISLPLEIQGMDKKEAYEKIYEMLPVFGLEGFENAYTFELSGGMKQRAALLRTFLIDSDIMLLDEPFGALDAINRDKMQLWLLSIWEKFKRSVLFITHSIDEAIFLSDRIYVLSDRPATVKLGLSIDIERPRNKGHITSSRFNEYKALLFNTLE; this is encoded by the coding sequence ATGGGACCAAAAATTGAAATTTCAAACCTTCATAAAAGTTTTTACAGGGACGGGGTTACCCTTGATGTCCTCAAGGATATAAACATGAAAGTTTACGACGGTGAATTTGTATCCGTTATAGGGCCCAGCGGATGCGGCAAAAGCACCATATTCAACATAATATGCAATTTAAGCTCGGGTTACACGGGGAATATATCAATAGACGGCGTCGACCTTAAAAGCAGTAAAAAAAGAATGGCTTATATGCATCAAAAGGATCTTTTAATGCCCTGGAAAAACTTGAAGGATAACATCTCCCTTCCCCTTGAAATACAGGGAATGGACAAAAAAGAAGCCTATGAAAAAATATACGAGATGCTGCCTGTATTTGGCCTGGAAGGATTTGAAAATGCCTATACCTTTGAGCTCTCAGGCGGAATGAAGCAAAGGGCAGCCTTGCTTCGTACTTTTCTCATAGACAGCGATATTATGCTGCTGGACGAACCATTTGGGGCCCTGGACGCCATAAACCGGGATAAAATGCAGTTATGGCTTTTGAGTATATGGGAAAAATTCAAGCGTTCGGTTCTTTTTATAACCCATAGCATAGATGAAGCCATTTTTCTGTCCGACAGGATATATGTCTTATCGGACAGGCCGGCAACAGTTAAACTCGGTCTTTCAATTGATATTGAAAGGCCGAGGAATAAAGGCCATATTACTTCGTCAAGGTTTAACGAATACAAGGCGCTGCTCTTTAATACCCTGGAATAG
- a CDS encoding helix-turn-helix domain-containing protein, with amino-acid sequence MSVSYKKLWKLIIDKDLKKSDVRKLANVSASTFSKMSKNEYVALEVIERICNVLECDIGDVVEVVKEK; translated from the coding sequence ATGAGTGTCAGTTATAAAAAGCTGTGGAAACTCATTATTGACAAGGATTTAAAGAAATCTGACGTAAGAAAATTGGCGAATGTTAGTGCCAGTACATTTTCAAAAATGAGTAAGAATGAGTATGTTGCACTTGAGGTGATTGAGCGCATCTGCAATGTACTTGAATGTGACATAGGAGATGTTGTGGAAGTTGTCAAAGAAAAGTAA
- the pyk gene encoding pyruvate kinase, producing MRKTKIVCTIGPACESQEILEQLIQSGMNCARLNFSHGNHEEHGKRIDSITKLRNRLDKPVSIMLDTKGPEIRTGNFKGGKVELIEGQKFTFTTREVEGDDTICSLSYENVHKDLKIGDTVLIDDGLVGFKVNAIVGTEIHCTVLNSGSISNHKGVNVPGVSVNLPSLTKKDIDDILFGISKGIDIIAASFIRKAADVIAIRRVLEQNGGDKISIISKIENREGVSNIDEIIKFSDGIMVARGDLGVEIPVEEVPLVQKMIIEKCNKAAKPVITATQMLDSMIRNPRPTRAEASDVANAIFDGTDCIMLSGETAGGKYPLEAVTTMAKIALRTEESLQYNKELEKRRPTIIDSVPGAISYAACTTAAELGASVILATTQTGHTARMVSKYRPKSPIIAVTPYDQVARKLSIFWGVYPLIAEKMESTDELIDLSVEKALQSGYVKKGELLVIAAGIPVGFTRTTNMLKVHIAGDILVKGTGIGSNSVYGSAAVVKDLSSAEERLADGDILVVKKLEKDYIYLLDRVLGIVSEEGGFTSHVAIECISRGIPVISGAQGATDIIRSGTLITLDTNRGLVFSGKANVV from the coding sequence ATGAGAAAAACCAAGATTGTATGTACAATAGGACCAGCATGCGAAAGCCAAGAAATCCTGGAACAGCTTATACAAAGCGGTATGAACTGTGCCAGGCTGAATTTTTCCCATGGAAATCATGAAGAGCATGGCAAAAGAATAGATTCAATAACAAAACTGAGGAATAGACTGGATAAGCCTGTGTCCATAATGCTGGACACAAAGGGTCCCGAAATAAGGACCGGCAATTTCAAGGGCGGAAAAGTGGAATTGATCGAGGGACAAAAATTCACATTCACTACCCGAGAGGTGGAAGGTGATGATACCATATGCAGTCTCTCCTATGAAAATGTTCATAAGGACTTAAAGATAGGCGACACTGTACTTATTGATGACGGGCTTGTAGGTTTTAAAGTAAATGCTATAGTTGGAACCGAGATACATTGCACTGTTTTAAACAGCGGAAGTATATCAAACCACAAAGGAGTAAATGTGCCGGGAGTATCGGTAAACCTTCCTTCTCTCACTAAAAAGGATATTGATGATATTCTTTTTGGAATAAGCAAGGGAATAGATATAATAGCAGCTTCCTTTATAAGAAAGGCTGCCGATGTCATTGCCATAAGGCGTGTTTTGGAGCAGAACGGCGGAGATAAAATCTCCATAATATCAAAGATTGAAAACCGCGAAGGTGTTTCAAACATAGATGAAATAATAAAGTTTTCAGACGGAATAATGGTGGCAAGAGGTGATTTGGGTGTGGAAATACCCGTTGAAGAAGTGCCTCTTGTACAGAAGATGATAATAGAAAAATGCAACAAGGCGGCAAAGCCTGTTATAACGGCAACACAGATGCTGGATTCCATGATAAGAAATCCCCGTCCTACAAGGGCAGAAGCTTCTGACGTTGCAAATGCCATATTTGACGGCACCGACTGTATTATGCTGTCCGGTGAGACTGCCGGCGGAAAATATCCGCTGGAAGCTGTTACAACCATGGCAAAAATAGCATTGAGGACTGAGGAGTCGCTGCAATACAATAAAGAGCTGGAAAAAAGAAGGCCAACAATTATAGACAGCGTGCCGGGTGCTATAAGCTATGCTGCATGTACCACTGCTGCAGAATTAGGTGCCAGCGTAATACTTGCAACAACACAAACCGGCCACACAGCAAGGATGGTTTCGAAATACAGGCCCAAATCCCCCATAATTGCAGTAACGCCCTATGACCAGGTAGCAAGAAAGCTTTCTATATTCTGGGGAGTTTACCCCCTTATTGCAGAAAAGATGGAATCTACGGATGAGCTTATAGATCTGTCGGTCGAAAAGGCACTGCAGTCGGGATATGTGAAAAAGGGCGAGCTTCTTGTAATTGCAGCTGGAATTCCTGTTGGATTTACCAGAACCACCAACATGCTTAAAGTACATATAGCAGGGGATATATTGGTAAAAGGTACCGGTATAGGCAGCAATTCCGTTTATGGAAGCGCCGCTGTTGTAAAGGATTTAAGCAGCGCGGAGGAACGGCTGGCCGACGGCGATATACTTGTGGTTAAAAAACTTGAAAAGGATTATATATATCTGCTTGATAGGGTTCTTGGTATTGTATCAGAGGAAGGCGGTTTTACGTCCCATGTAGCCATAGAATGCATAAGCAGGGGCATCCCGGTTATATCCGGCGCCCAGGGTGCAACGGATATAATAAGGTCAGGGACACTCATTACTCTTGATACTAACAGGGGACTTGTTTTCAGCGGTAAAGCCAATGTGGTCTAG
- a CDS encoding helix-turn-helix domain-containing protein, translating into MSEKEYSIGEVAAILNEEIHNLRYWQKELELVDRRNEMNQRIYTQTDINTFKFIKELRGNENLSLKAIKKILHKAEIVRDEAAATTEAVIALNNNNEGNYLATIDRFKEDLFEEINRAVELGNQEIKFEIQDLKERMQFMEEERGKKMDELISEWREKNQKKGLLGRIFG; encoded by the coding sequence ATGTCCGAAAAGGAATACTCTATTGGGGAAGTTGCAGCAATTCTAAATGAAGAAATACATAATTTAAGATACTGGCAAAAAGAGCTGGAACTTGTTGATAGAAGAAATGAAATGAACCAGAGGATATACACCCAGACAGATATAAATACCTTCAAATTTATAAAAGAGCTTAGAGGCAATGAAAATCTAAGCCTTAAGGCTATAAAAAAAATATTGCATAAAGCAGAAATAGTAAGGGATGAAGCAGCTGCAACCACTGAGGCAGTCATTGCTTTGAATAATAACAATGAAGGTAACTATTTAGCGACTATTGACAGATTTAAGGAAGACCTCTTTGAGGAAATTAACAGAGCTGTAGAGCTTGGAAACCAGGAAATAAAATTTGAAATACAGGATTTAAAGGAAAGAATGCAGTTCATGGAGGAAGAACGAGGCAAAAAAATGGACGAATTAATATCCGAGTGGAGGGAGAAGAATCAGAAAAAAGGTTTGTTAGGGAGGATTTTTGGTTAA
- the rlmD gene encoding 23S rRNA (uracil(1939)-C(5))-methyltransferase RlmD encodes MVNAAVEKNKDYIIKIDNLGYEGEGVGRINNFTVFVPGALPGEEAEIKIVKVNKNFAFGKLNKIIKQSSDRTEPMCTLKRCGGCQLMHLSYEAQLKFKKQRVIDSIERIAKLKDVIIYDTIGMENPYRYRNKAQFPISVQNGKPVAGFYAPRSHEIIDTLSCLIQDEVSDKVMDIIKKWAFYNDISIYDEAAGKGLLRHIMVRKALRTGEVMVAVIINGYDIPHKDKLIAMLKEQVESLKSVVLNINREVTNVVLGQETKVLYGSPTITDYIGDLKFNISPLSFFQVNPIQTEVLYSKALEYANLTGEETVIDAYCGTGTISLFLARKAKKVYGVEIVEPAIENAKKNARENNISNVEFIVGKSEEVIPELYKQGIKADVIVVDPPRKGCDEALLKTIAAMAPKTVVYVSCDPGTLARDLKYLEENGFKVKEIQPVDMFPVTSHVETVVCLSRKNPDDRIEIDLSLDELDITTAESKATYEEIKDYVLKNHSMKVSSLYISQVKRKLGLEIGTSYNLPKSEDARVPQCPLNKEKAITEALNHFSMI; translated from the coding sequence ATGGTTAATGCTGCTGTTGAAAAAAACAAGGACTATATAATTAAAATAGATAATTTAGGCTATGAAGGCGAAGGTGTAGGAAGAATAAACAATTTCACCGTATTTGTTCCCGGAGCGCTGCCGGGAGAGGAAGCCGAGATAAAAATCGTAAAGGTGAACAAAAACTTTGCTTTCGGGAAATTGAATAAAATTATAAAGCAGTCTTCTGACAGGACTGAACCCATGTGTACCTTAAAAAGATGCGGAGGCTGCCAGCTTATGCATCTTTCCTATGAAGCCCAGCTTAAATTCAAAAAGCAGAGGGTAATTGACAGCATTGAGAGAATAGCAAAGCTGAAGGATGTAATAATATACGACACCATCGGTATGGAAAACCCTTACCGGTACAGGAACAAGGCCCAGTTTCCCATAAGTGTTCAGAATGGCAAGCCTGTGGCGGGCTTTTATGCTCCCAGGTCCCATGAAATTATAGACACTCTCTCCTGCCTTATACAGGATGAAGTAAGTGACAAGGTAATGGATATAATCAAAAAATGGGCATTTTATAATGATATTTCAATTTATGACGAGGCCGCAGGAAAAGGCTTGTTAAGGCACATTATGGTCAGGAAGGCTCTCAGAACCGGTGAAGTGATGGTGGCAGTCATTATAAACGGATATGACATACCTCATAAAGACAAGCTCATTGCCATGTTAAAGGAGCAAGTAGAAAGCTTAAAAAGCGTGGTACTGAATATAAACAGGGAAGTCACCAATGTGGTATTGGGACAGGAAACAAAGGTACTTTACGGAAGTCCCACAATAACAGACTATATAGGAGATTTGAAGTTTAATATCTCTCCTCTTTCCTTCTTTCAGGTGAATCCAATCCAGACTGAAGTATTGTATTCCAAGGCATTGGAATATGCCAATCTTACGGGAGAAGAGACAGTGATAGACGCTTACTGCGGAACAGGGACCATATCACTATTCTTAGCCCGAAAAGCAAAAAAGGTATATGGGGTTGAAATTGTTGAGCCTGCTATAGAAAATGCTAAAAAGAATGCCAGGGAAAATAACATAAGCAATGTCGAATTTATCGTGGGAAAATCCGAGGAAGTAATCCCCGAATTATATAAACAGGGTATAAAAGCAGATGTTATTGTAGTCGATCCACCCAGAAAGGGTTGCGACGAAGCACTTTTAAAGACAATAGCTGCCATGGCGCCTAAAACGGTTGTCTATGTATCCTGTGATCCCGGTACTCTTGCCAGGGATTTAAAATATCTGGAGGAAAACGGGTTTAAGGTTAAGGAGATACAGCCTGTAGATATGTTCCCGGTGACCAGCCATGTGGAGACGGTTGTCTGTTTGTCCAGAAAAAATCCTGATGATAGAATTGAGATTGACCTAAGCCTTGATGAGCTTGATATTACTACTGCTGAAAGCAAGGCAACCTATGAAGAAATAAAGGATTATGTTTTAAAAAATCATAGTATGAAAGTATCAAGCCTATATATTTCACAGGTAAAAAGAAAATTGGGTTTGGAGATTGGTACAAGTTACAATCTTCCAAAGTCAGAAGATGCACGAGTGCCACAATGTCCACTTAATAAAGAGAAAGCCATAACAGAAGCTTTAAATCATTTTAGCATGATATGA
- the pfkA gene encoding 6-phosphofructokinase: MNTIGVLTSGGDAPGMNAAIRAVVRMGRNLGLKVMGIRRGYNGLINGEISEMDRSSVADIIQRGGTILHTARCEEFKTEEGVNKAVNIIKVFGIEGLVVIGGDGSFMGARALCEKGLPSVGVPGTIDNDLAYTDYTIGFDTAINTVLDAINKLRDTSTSHERVSIVEVMGRHCGDLALYAGIAGGGESIIVPEVEFNVDDVCKTILEGKLRGKHHNIIIIAEGVGHANELSSAIKNITGLDTRVTILGHIQRGGSPTAFDRILASRLGARAVELLYDEKGSRVVGVKGNDVIDADINEALKMKKDIDHDLLKLARVLSK; encoded by the coding sequence ATGAATACTATTGGTGTATTAACCAGCGGCGGAGACGCACCGGGTATGAATGCGGCCATAAGGGCCGTTGTAAGAATGGGACGAAACTTAGGGCTGAAGGTCATGGGAATAAGAAGAGGGTATAATGGCCTCATAAACGGTGAAATATCTGAAATGGACAGGTCTTCTGTCGCAGATATCATACAGAGGGGAGGCACAATCCTCCATACTGCAAGATGTGAAGAATTTAAGACAGAGGAAGGCGTCAACAAGGCAGTTAATATCATCAAGGTCTTTGGCATAGAAGGATTGGTGGTAATAGGAGGTGACGGCTCCTTCATGGGTGCCCGTGCTCTTTGCGAAAAGGGCCTGCCTTCTGTAGGAGTTCCCGGAACTATAGATAATGATCTGGCCTACACCGATTATACCATTGGATTTGACACAGCCATAAATACTGTATTGGATGCCATCAATAAGCTAAGGGATACATCAACTTCCCATGAGAGGGTAAGCATAGTGGAGGTCATGGGCAGGCATTGCGGAGATTTGGCTCTTTATGCCGGCATTGCCGGCGGCGGTGAGAGCATAATAGTTCCGGAGGTTGAGTTTAATGTCGATGATGTATGCAAAACCATACTTGAAGGCAAACTTAGGGGAAAGCACCACAATATTATAATAATTGCCGAAGGCGTAGGCCATGCCAATGAATTGTCATCTGCAATAAAAAATATAACCGGACTGGATACCAGGGTGACTATTTTAGGTCACATACAGAGGGGCGGAAGCCCCACTGCCTTTGACAGAATCCTTGCCTCCAGGCTGGGTGCAAGGGCTGTGGAGCTTTTATATGACGAAAAGGGTTCCAGAGTGGTGGGGGTTAAAGGAAATGATGTCATAGACGCAGATATAAATGAAGCTTTAAAGATGAAGAAGGATATAGACCACGATTTGTTAAAGCTTGCCCGCGTGTTATCGAAATAG
- a CDS encoding thiamine-binding protein has product MAAINVSLQIIPKVKDEDTYRVVDEVIKLIQQSGVPYIVGPMETTMEGELDELLEIVKKAQNVCIREGATRVLSVVKIDYKPEGVTMDEKIYKYRT; this is encoded by the coding sequence ATGGCCGCAATAAATGTAAGCCTGCAAATTATACCGAAGGTCAAGGACGAAGATACCTACAGGGTGGTGGACGAAGTAATCAAGCTTATACAGCAATCCGGTGTTCCATATATAGTGGGCCCTATGGAAACCACTATGGAAGGTGAGCTTGATGAGCTTTTAGAAATCGTGAAAAAGGCACAGAATGTATGTATAAGAGAAGGCGCCACAAGGGTGCTGTCCGTGGTCAAGATAGATTACAAGCCAGAAGGTGTGACAATGGATGAAAAGATATACAAATACAGAACTTAA
- a CDS encoding LAGLIDADG family homing endonuclease — translation MINDKLPYNKLLELDKKRIIENYYKNRKIEFKGLSDLLNVSERSISRVLKEANINTKRLNRYRLNENYFNKIDTERKAYILGLIYADGYVGDEHFNNIVLQLKDRELIQKVADEIEYDGEIRISKKGGFKNSQVGHVLNFSSKQMADDLRRIGLYPNKSLTVSNLPNIEESLIRHFIRGYFDGDGSIVLSKHSSYHKVVGQIKKYVYLHIVFNY, via the coding sequence GTGATAAATGATAAGTTACCATATAACAAACTACTTGAACTTGATAAGAAAAGAATAATTGAAAACTATTATAAGAATAGAAAAATAGAATTCAAAGGATTATCAGATTTATTAAACGTATCTGAGAGATCAATATCAAGGGTACTAAAAGAAGCGAACATCAACACAAAGCGACTGAACAGATACAGATTGAATGAAAATTACTTTAATAAGATTGATACTGAAAGAAAAGCGTATATTTTAGGGTTGATTTACGCAGATGGTTATGTAGGAGATGAACATTTTAATAATATTGTGCTTCAGCTAAAAGATAGAGAATTAATACAGAAGGTTGCCGACGAAATAGAATACGATGGAGAAATACGAATAAGTAAAAAAGGCGGCTTTAAAAATTCACAGGTTGGGCATGTATTAAATTTCTCGTCAAAACAAATGGCTGATGACTTAAGAAGAATAGGTTTGTATCCTAATAAATCATTAACTGTATCTAATCTGCCTAATATAGAAGAATCCTTAATCAGGCATTTTATAAGAGGGTACTTTGATGGTGACGGAAGTATTGTTTTAAGTAAGCATTCAAGTTATCATAAAGTAGTTGGACAGATAAAAAAATACGTATACCTTCATATTGTTTTCAATTATTAG
- a CDS encoding ABC transporter permease: MKRYTNTELKLKNSFFIKRLPFLSVFSIIMLWEALVRILKIPSYILPGPYEVGMSLFESRKIILSHTVVTSTEAILGFILSTITGLALAFVMNRWKTVKSILYPLLVISQTIPIIALAPLILIWMGVGVLPKIMVVVLVCFFPICVSTTEGLQSADPDMINLMKVMGADHLKIFREVVLPSALPQFFSGLKIAATYSIMGAVIGEWLGAKSGLGIYMTRTMSSYRTDLLFASIVVVVVTSIFLFMIIEIIEKLIIPWNRVKDIKGDDVK; encoded by the coding sequence ATGAAAAGATATACAAATACAGAACTTAAGCTCAAAAATAGTTTTTTTATAAAAAGGCTGCCCTTTTTATCGGTGTTTTCTATAATTATGCTTTGGGAGGCACTGGTAAGGATTTTAAAGATACCAAGCTACATACTTCCTGGCCCTTACGAAGTAGGTATGTCTCTTTTTGAATCCAGGAAAATTATTTTAAGCCATACTGTTGTAACTTCCACAGAAGCCATTTTAGGGTTTATATTATCAACAATTACAGGATTGGCCCTTGCCTTTGTCATGAACAGGTGGAAAACAGTCAAAAGCATTCTTTATCCCCTGCTGGTTATTTCCCAGACAATCCCCATAATTGCCCTGGCCCCCCTCATACTTATATGGATGGGCGTAGGCGTTCTACCAAAAATTATGGTGGTAGTGCTTGTTTGTTTCTTTCCTATCTGTGTGAGCACCACCGAGGGGCTGCAGTCTGCGGATCCGGATATGATAAATTTGATGAAAGTTATGGGTGCAGACCATTTGAAGATATTCCGGGAAGTGGTCTTACCATCTGCTCTCCCCCAATTTTTTTCAGGGCTTAAAATTGCAGCCACATACAGTATAATGGGGGCGGTTATCGGGGAATGGCTGGGTGCCAAATCCGGGCTAGGGATTTATATGACCAGAACCATGAGCTCTTACAGGACGGATTTGCTTTTTGCATCTATAGTGGTTGTAGTGGTAACAAGCATATTCTTATTTATGATAATTGAAATTATAGAAAAATTGATTATTCCGTGGAACCGCGTGAAAGATATTAAAGGAGATGATGTAAAATGA
- a CDS encoding acyl-CoA thioesterase, giving the protein MFVNENKFRVRYVETDKMGIVYHANYYVWFDMGRTEFLRDIGYQFSDLENSGLLFPLLETRCLHKKPARFDELLTVKTTINEMKGVRISFNYEVYNESNELIATGYTGHAFVDSNMRPLILKKSFPDLYEKLLNSIEDKNVSPKL; this is encoded by the coding sequence ATGTTTGTAAATGAAAATAAATTCAGAGTGAGATATGTTGAGACCGACAAAATGGGAATTGTATACCATGCCAACTATTATGTATGGTTTGACATGGGAAGGACGGAATTTTTAAGGGATATAGGCTATCAGTTCAGCGACCTTGAAAACAGCGGCCTGTTATTCCCCTTATTGGAAACCCGCTGCCTACATAAAAAGCCTGCAAGATTTGATGAACTCTTAACAGTGAAGACCACAATAAACGAAATGAAGGGCGTCAGAATTTCATTTAACTATGAAGTATATAATGAAAGCAATGAGCTTATAGCAACCGGCTATACAGGCCATGCCTTTGTGGATTCCAATATGAGGCCCTTAATATTAAAAAAGAGCTTTCCGGATTTATATGAAAAGCTCTTGAATTCTATTGAGGATAAAAATGTATCCCCAAAGTTATAG
- a CDS encoding OB-fold nucleic acid binding domain-containing protein, whose product MVGYQTAYLKRYYPVEFFAATLTSVMGSNDKIAFYIETCKKMGIEVLPPDINESNVTFTVSSGKIRFGLAAIKNVGKSGIIAIIKARKQKGFFVSFTDFCQKVKDGELNKRAVESLIKAGAFDSLGSYRSQLLSVFEQVMEGISGDRKRNLDGQISLFDMAGSKAEATKDILPNIKEFDKRYLLTMEKEMTGLYLSGHPLSEYSNELETHTTINTSEIFDDHSDDEINVPGKHSELDNKIVTMGGILASTKIKATRSGNVMAFVNLEDMYGSIEVLIFPKIYEKYSKLVQEDDMVLIKGRLSIREDEAPKLLAEEIKPLKKFDKYNGLGKLYLKIPQKKYNEIISTIKPILSSMRGPSPVYLVLEDGTNSKKNVQVANKELWVEITDDLLSKLYEILGQDCVKVG is encoded by the coding sequence GTGGTCGGATATCAGACAGCCTATCTTAAAAGATACTATCCGGTGGAATTCTTTGCTGCCACGCTGACCAGCGTTATGGGTAGCAATGATAAAATCGCCTTTTATATAGAAACCTGCAAGAAGATGGGCATTGAAGTGCTGCCTCCGGATATAAATGAAAGTAATGTAACCTTTACCGTAAGCAGCGGTAAGATAAGGTTTGGTCTTGCTGCAATTAAAAATGTAGGCAAGTCGGGCATAATTGCTATAATAAAAGCCAGAAAACAAAAAGGCTTCTTCGTAAGCTTTACTGACTTCTGCCAGAAGGTAAAGGACGGAGAACTGAATAAAAGAGCGGTGGAAAGCCTTATAAAGGCAGGAGCCTTTGATTCACTAGGAAGCTACAGGTCACAGCTTTTATCGGTATTTGAGCAGGTTATGGAGGGCATATCCGGAGATAGAAAGAGAAATCTGGACGGACAGATAAGCCTCTTTGACATGGCAGGCAGCAAGGCGGAAGCCACAAAGGACATATTGCCAAACATAAAGGAATTCGATAAAAGATACCTGCTTACCATGGAAAAAGAAATGACGGGATTGTATCTGAGCGGACATCCTCTGTCAGAATACAGCAATGAGCTTGAAACACATACAACAATAAACACCTCAGAGATTTTTGATGACCACTCGGACGATGAAATAAACGTACCGGGAAAACATAGCGAGCTGGATAATAAAATCGTAACCATGGGCGGCATATTAGCTTCTACAAAAATAAAGGCTACAAGAAGCGGAAATGTAATGGCCTTTGTGAATTTGGAAGACATGTACGGTTCCATCGAAGTGCTGATTTTCCCCAAGATATATGAAAAATACAGCAAGCTTGTACAGGAAGATGATATGGTTCTTATAAAAGGGAGGCTGAGTATCAGGGAAGATGAAGCTCCCAAGCTTTTGGCCGAGGAAATAAAACCTTTAAAAAAATTTGATAAATATAACGGCCTTGGCAAACTATATCTAAAGATACCGCAAAAAAAATATAACGAGATAATAAGTACAATTAAACCTATACTATCATCCATGAGGGGACCTTCTCCGGTATATCTGGTTTTAGAAGACGGCACAAACAGCAAAAAAAACGTGCAAGTTGCAAACAAAGAGTTATGGGTGGAAATAACTGATGACTTGCTCAGTAAACTCTATGAAATTCTGGGTCAGGACTGCGTAAAGGTGGGTTGA